A window from Mangifera indica cultivar Alphonso chromosome 2, CATAS_Mindica_2.1, whole genome shotgun sequence encodes these proteins:
- the LOC123205093 gene encoding protein CHROMATIN REMODELING 5-like isoform X1, which translates to MAFYRNFTNETISQSVLEDKGQEQSASRIQSSVGNKELDGTYGGRDFDINMDVQYQSDGELDDASRLQSEAAADDHGSVRDLNMQPSGRRTALAGRWGSTFWKDCQPMGPATGGSDSGHDSKSEYKNVEGSEDNSLDNRDDRLESDDEGQKVVGKGPRVQSDVPADEMLSDEYYEQDGEDQSDSLHYRGFSHSGGMNSRPQSKPVAVNNYVSRRSRVLMNREYDDDNDNNDYADYEDEDEEEDDPDDADFDPDHGVTGGRTGSKDKDWDGEESDEEEISQEDLDVSDDDDDDSYYTKKPKGQQRGVKASRNVKSSREHKSLYASSRQRRGKTSVEVNDYSAEDSDSESDEAFKNTTRRGASLRKGNSQSTMTTNFTGQNSEVRTSTRSVRKVSYVESDESEEVDEGKKKKPQKDETEEEDGDTIEKVLWHQPKGMAEDALKNNRSTEPVLLSHLFDSEPDWNEVEFLIKWKGQSHLHCQWKSIVELQNLSGFKKVLNYTKKVTEDIRYRKAVSREEIEVNDVSKEMDLDIIKQNSQVERIIADRISKDSFDNVMLEYLVKWQGLSYAEATWEKDIDIAFAQDSIDEYKAREAAMTVQGKMVDHQRKKGKASLRKLDEQPEWLKGGKLRDYQLEGLNFLVNSWRNDTNVILADEMGLGKTVQSVSMLGFLQNAQQIPGPFLVVVPLSTLSNWAKEFRKWLPTMNIIVYVGTRASREVCQQYEFNNDKKVGRPIKFNTLLTTYEVVLKDKAILSKMKWNYLMVDEAHRLKNSEAQLYTTLSEFSTKNKLLITGTPLQNSVEELWALLHFLDPDKFKSKDDFVQNYKNLSSFNENELANLHMELRPHILRRVIKDVEKSLPPKIERILRVEMSPLQKQYYKWILERNFHDLNKGVRGNQVSLLNIVVELKKCCNHPFLFESADHGYGGDIGTNDSSKLERIILSSGKLVILDKLLTRLHETKHRVLIFSQMVRMLDILAEYMSYRGFQFQRLDGSTKADFRQQAMDHFNAPGSEDFCFLLSTRAGGLGINLATADTVIIFDSDWNPQNDLQAMSRAHRIGQQEVVNIYRFVTSKSVEEDILERAKKKMVLDHLVIQKLNAEGRLEKKEAKKGSYFDKNELSAILRFGAEELFKEDRNDEESKKRLLSMDIDEILERAEKVEETEAQGEQGNELLSAFKVANFCSAEDDGTFWSRWIKPDAVAQAEDALAPRAARNTKSYAEANEPGRSSKRRKKGSEAQDPPERVQKRRRAELSVPTVPIMEGASAQVRDWSYGNLSKRDAQRFFRAVMKFGSHSQISQIAADVGGAVASVPSEAQIELFDVLIEGCTEAVKVGSLDPKGPLLDFFGVSVKANDLLTRVQELQLLEKLIIRYENPIKQFRVLTSLKPSNWSKGCGWNQIDDARLLLGIYYHGFGNWEKIRLDDRLGLTKKIAPVELQHHETFLPRAPNLKERANALLEMELAAVGGKSANAKVGRKASKKEKENILNMSISQMKGKKGKSGPSKVNFQITKDRIHKPQRVEPLVKEEGEMSDNEEVYEQFKEVKWMEWCEDVMITEIKTLQRLHRLQTTSANLPKEKVLSRIRNYLQLIGRKIDQIVLEHEEELYKQDRMTMRLWNYVSTFSNLSGERLHQIYSKLKQEQDEEAGVGPSHMNGVVSGSIDSNDLNNFSTFTRQKGYKNVTAYQMAEPIHKGIDTKKFEAWKRRRREEAESFPPAQPILQRPIGNGTRVSDPNSLGILGAAPTDSKRFGNERPYRIRQAGFPHRQGFS; encoded by the exons ATGGCTTTTTATAGAAATTTCACTAATGAAACTATTTCACAAAGTGTACTTGAAGACAAAGGCCAAGAACAAAGTGCTAGTAGAATTCAGAGCTCAGTAGGTAACAAGGAATTAGATGGGACTTATGGTGGAAgagattttgatattaatatggATGTACAGTATCAAAGCGATGGAGAATTAGATGATGCTAGTAGGTTGCAGAGTGAGGCAGCTGCTGATGATCATGGCAGTGTGAGAGATTTAAATATGCAGCCTTCCGGAAGGAGAACAGCTCTTGCTGGAAGATGGGGTTCAACCTTTTGGAAGGACTGCCAACCTATGGGCCCTGCCACTGGTGGGTCTGATTCTGGTCATGATTCAAAATCTgaatataaaaatgttgaaggGTCTGAAGACAATTCACTGGATAACAGGGATGATAGATTGGAGTCTGATGATGAGGGGCAAAAAGTAGTTGGCAAGGGGCCAAGAGTTCAATCTGATGTACCAGCAGATGAGATGTTGTCTGATGAGTACTATGAGCAGGATGGGGAAGATCAAAGTGACTCCTTGCATTATAGAGGGTTTAGCCATTCTGGTGGCATGAATTCTAGGCCCCAGTCTAAGCCTGTTGCTGTTAATAACTATGTGTCAAGAAGATCAAGAGTTTTAATGAACCGTGAATATGATGACGACAATGACAATAATGATTATGCTGATtatgaggatgaggatgaagaagaAG ATGATCCTGATGATGCAGATTTTGATCCTGATCATGGTGTTACTGGTGGTCGCACTGGCAGCAAG GATAAAGATTGGGATGGTGAAGAATCTGATGAAGAAGAAATCAGTCAGGAGGATCTAGATGTctctgatgatgatgatgatgattcttACTATACGAAGAAACCTAAGGGTCAGCAACGAGGGGTGAAAGCCAGTCGTAATGTAAAATCTTCTAGAGAACATAAATCATTGTATGCATCTAGTCGACAAAGAAGAGGGAAAACATCAGTTGAAGTGAATGATTACTCTGCTGAGGACTCAGACAGTGAGAGTGATGAGGCTTTCAAGAACACAACCAGGAGAGGTGCGTCACTTCGTAAAGGCAATTCTCAGTCCACAATGACAACAAATTTTACTGGACAAAACAGTGAGGTTCGCACTTCAACTAGGTCAGTTCGGAAGGTATCATATGTTGAGAGTGATGAAAGTGAAGAAGTTGATGAAGGCAAGAAGAAAAAGCCCCAAAAG GATGAGACTGAGGAGGAAGATGGTGATACCATTGAAAAGGTGCTATGGCACCAGCCAAAGGGCATGGCGGAGGATGCTTTAAAGAACAACAGATCAACAGAGCCTGTGCTGTTAAGTCACTTATTTGATTCTGAGCCTGATTGGAATGAGGTGGAATTCCTAATAAAATGGAAAGGCCAGTCGCATTTGCATTGTCAGTGGAAATCAATAGTTGAACTTCAAAAT CTTAGTGGTTTTAAAaaggttttgaattatacaaaAAAGGTAACAGAGGATATAAGGTACCGGAAGGCCGTTTCACGAGAAGAG ATTGAGGTCAATGATGTGAGTAAGGAAATGGATTTGGATATTATCAAGCAAAATAGTCAG GTTGAGAGGATAATTGCTGATCGAATCAGTAAAGATAGCTTTGATAATGTGATGCTGGAGTATTTAGTCAAGTGGCAAGGCCTTTCATATGCTGAAGCGACCTG GGAGAAGGACATAGACATTGCTTTTGCCCAAGATTCTATTGATGAGTACAAG GCTCGTGAGGCTGCAATGACAGTACAAGGGAAAATGGTGGATCACCAGCGTAAGAAAGGCAAAG CAAGTTTACGAAAGCTTGATGAACAACCTGAATGGTTGAAAGGAGGAAAGCTTCGTGATTATCAACTCGAAGGTTTGAATTTTCTGGTTAATAG TTGGAGAAATGATACCAATGTCATTTTGGCTGATGAAATGGGTCTTGGTAAAACTGTTCAGTCAGTGTCAATGCTTGGTTTCTTACAG AACGCTCAACAAATACCTGGTCCATTTCTTGTAGTTGTACCATTATCCACCTTGTCTAATTGGGCGAAAGAATTTAGAAAGTGGCTGCCCACCATGaatattattgtatatgtaGGTACCCGTGCAAGCCGAGAG GTTTGCCAGCAATATGAGTTTAATAATGATAAGAAAGTTGGCAGgcctataaaatttaatacCCTGTTGACGACATATGAAGTGGTCCTGAAGGACAAAGCTATTCTTTCCAAGATGAAGTGGAATTATTTGATGGTTGATGAGGCACATAGGTTAAAGAATAGTGAGGCACAGTTGTACACAACACTTTCG GAATTTAGCACCAAAAACAAGTTGCTTATTACTGGCACTCCACTGCAAAACAGTGTGGAAGAGCTATG GGCTCTGCTTCACTTTCTTGATCCTGATAAGTTCAAAAGTAAGGATGATTTTGTCCAAAATTACAAGAATCTTAGTTCATTCAATGAAAATGAG CTTGCTAATCTTCATATGGAATTGAGGCCTCACATTCTCCGAAGAGTTATAAAGGATGTTGAGAAGTCTTTGCCTCCAAAGATTGAACGTATTCTTAGAGTTGAAATGTCCCCACTTCAGAAGca GTACTATAAGTGGATTCTAGAACGCAACTTCCATGATTTGAACAAGGGAGTTCGTGGGAATCAA GTTTCTCTTTTGAATATAGTGGTAGAATTGAAAAAGTGTTGCAATCACCCCTTCCTATTTGAGAGTGCAGACCACGGATATGGTGGGGACATAGGCACTAATGATAGCAGTAAATTGGAAAGAATTATTTTAAGCAGTGGGAAGCTTGTTATTCTTGATAAGCTACTTACCAGGTTACATGAGACAAAACATCGTGTGTTGATCTTTTCCCAG ATGGTTAGAATGCTGGATATACTAGCAGAGTATATGTCTTATAGGGGTTTCCAATTTCAAAGACTTGATGGTAGTACAAAGGCTGATTTTCGCCAGCAAGCTATGGATCATTTTAATGCACCTGGTAGTGAGGATTTCTGCTTTTTGCTTTCAACTCGTGCTGGTGGCCTTGGTATCAATCTTGCAACAGCGGACACagttataatatttgattcTGACTGGAATCCACAAAATGACTTGCAG GCAATGAGTAGAGCTCATAGAATTGGGCAGCAAGAGGTTGTCAACATCTATAGATTTGTTACCAGCAAAAGCGTTGAGGAAGACATCCTGGAGCGTGCCAAGAAAAAGATG GTTCTTGATCATTTGGTGATCCAAAAGTTAAATGCAGAGGGTAGgctggagaagaaagaagcaaaGAAAGGGAGTTATTTTGACAAA AATGAACTCTCTGCAATTTTGAGATTCGGGGCTGAGGAACTTTTTAAAGAGGACAGAAATGATGAGGAAAGTAAAAAAAGACTTCTAAGTATGGATATTGATGAAATACTTGAAAGAGCAGAGAAAGTCGAGGAGACTGAAGCTCAAGGAGAGCAAGGAAATGAACTGCTAAGTGCTTTTAAG GTCGCCAATTTCTGTAGTGCAGAAGATGATGGGACTTTCTGGAGTCGTTGGATAAAACCTGATGCTGTTGCTCAAGCTGAA GATGCTTTAGCTCCTCGTGCTGCAAGGAATACTAAGAGCTATGCAGAGGCAAATGAACCTGGGAGAAGTAGTAAAAGGAGGAAGAAAGGGTCTGAGGCTCAGGATCCTCCAGAGAGAGTCCAGAAGCGCCGCAGGGCAGAATTATCTGTTCCCACAGTCCCAATTATGGAGGGGGCATCTGCGCAAGTGAGAGATTGGTCTTATGGAAATCTTTCTAAGAGAGATGCCCAACGTTTTTTTCGTGCG gttatgaAGTTTGGGAGCCACAGCCAAATCAGTCAAATAGCTGCTGATGTTGGTGGTGCTGTTGCATCAGTTCCATCTGAAGCACAGATTGAGCTTTTTGATGTTTTAATTGAAGGGTGCACTGAAGCAGTCAAAGTAGGAAGTCTGGACCCAAAG GGTCCTTTGCTGGATTTTTTTGGTGTCTCTGTGAAGGCTAATGATCTACTAACACGTGTCCAAGAACTTCAACTCCTAGAGAAGCTCATTATTCGCTATGAAAATCCTATTAAGCAATTTCGAGTGCTGACATCCCTTAAACCTTCAAATTGGTCCAAAGGTTGTGGCTGGAATCAAA TCGATGATGCAAGATTGCTTTTGGGTATATATTACCATGGCTTTGGTAACTGGGAAAAGATAAGGTTAGATGATAGGCTTGGTCTTACTAAGAAGATTGCTCCTGTTGAGCTTCAACACCATGAGACATTTCTACCACGTGCACCAAATCTGAAAGAGCGTGCTAATGCACTTTTGGAAATG GAACTTGCAGCTGTTGGTGGAAAAAGTGCAAATGCTAAAGTAGGTCGCAAGGCATCcaagaaggagaaagaaaatattcttaACATGTCAATATCTCAGATGAAGGGCAAGAAAGGAAAATCCGGTCCCTCTAAGGTCAATTTCCAAATTACCAAAGATAGAATTCATAAACCTCAGAGAGTTGAGCCTTTAGTAAAAGAAGAGGGTGAAATGTCTGACAATGAGGAAGTATATGAACAGTTTAAGGAAGTGAAATGGATGGAATGGTGTGAAGATGTCATGATTACTGAAATTAAAACGCTGCAGCGTCTTCACAGGTTGCAGACTACCAGTGCTAATCTTCCAAAAGAAAAG GTTCTGTCAAGAATTAGGAACTACTTGCAGCTTATAGGACGAAAGATAGACCAAATTGTTTTAGAACATGAAGAGGAACTTTATAAACAAGATA GGATGACCATGCGATTGTGGAACTATGTCTCCACATTCTCAAATCTTTCTGGGGAGAGGCTTCATCAGATTTATTCAAAACTAAAGCAGGAGCAGGATGAGGAGGCAGGGGTTGGACCATCCCACATGAATGGTGTTGTGTCTGGTTCTATTGACAGTAATGATCTAAATAATTTTTCCACGTTCACTAGGCAAAAGGGGTATAAAAATGTGACTGCCTATCAAATGGCAGAACCAATTCACAAGGGGAttgatacaaaaaaatttgaagcatGGAAGCGAAGGAGAAGAGAGGAAGCTGAAAGCTTTCCCCCAGCTCAGCCCATATTGCAAAGACCTATTGGCAATGGTACTCGTGTATCAGATCCAAACTCACTGGGAATTCTAGGGGCGGCACCTACTGACAGCAAACGTTTTGGTAATGAGAGACCCTACCGAATTCGTCAAGCTGGCTTTCCGCATAGACAGGGTTTTTCTTGA
- the LOC123205093 gene encoding protein CHROMATIN REMODELING 5-like isoform X2 codes for MAFYRNFTNETISQSVLEDKGQEQSASRIQSSVGNKELDGTYGGRDFDINMDVQYQSDGELDDASRLQSEAAADDHGSVRDLNMQPSGRRTALAGRWGSTFWKDCQPMGPATGGSDSGHDSKSEYKNVEGSEDNSLDNRDDRLESDDEGQKVVGKGPRVQSDVPADEMLSDEYYEQDGEDQSDSLHYRGFSHSGGMNSRPQSKPVAVNNYVSRRSRVLMNREYDDDNDNNDYADYEDEDEEEDDPDDADFDPDHGVTGGRTGSKDKDWDGEESDEEEISQEDLDVSDDDDDDSYYTKKPKGQQRGVKASRNVKSSREHKSLYASSRQRRGKTSVEVNDYSAEDSDSESDEAFKNTTRRGASLRKGNSQSTMTTNFTGQNSEVRTSTRSVRKVSYVESDESEEVDEGKKKKPQKDETEEEDGDTIEKVLWHQPKGMAEDALKNNRSTEPVLLSHLFDSEPDWNEVEFLIKWKGQSHLHCQWKSIVELQNLSGFKKVLNYTKKVTEDIRYRKAVSREEIEVNDVSKEMDLDIIKQNSQVERIIADRISKDSFDNVMLEYLVKWQGLSYAEATWEKDIDIAFAQDSIDEYKAREAAMTVQGKMVDHQRKKGKASLRKLDEQPEWLKGGKLRDYQLEGLNFLVNSWRNDTNVILADEMGLGKTVQSVSMLGFLQNAQQIPGPFLVVVPLSTLSNWAKEFRKWLPTMNIIVYVGTRASREVCQQYEFNNDKKVGRPIKFNTLLTTYEVVLKDKAILSKMKWNYLMVDEAHRLKNSEAQLYTTLSEFSTKNKLLITGTPLQNSVEELWALLHFLDPDKFKSKDDFVQNYKNLSSFNENELANLHMELRPHILRRVIKDVEKSLPPKIERILRVEMSPLQKQYYKWILERNFHDLNKGVRGNQVSLLNIVVELKKCCNHPFLFESADHGYGGDIGTNDSSKLERIILSSGKLVILDKLLTRLHETKHRVLIFSQMVRMLDILAEYMSYRGFQFQRLDGSTKADFRQQAMDHFNAPGSEDFCFLLSTRAGGLGINLATADTVIIFDSDWNPQNDLQAMSRAHRIGQQEVVNIYRFVTSKSVEEDILERAKKKMVLDHLVIQKLNAEGRLEKKEAKKGSYFDKNELSAILRFGAEELFKEDRNDEESKKRLLSMDIDEILERAEKVEETEAQGEQGNELLSAFKVANFCSAEDDGTFWSRWIKPDAVAQAEDALAPRAARNTKSYAEANEPGRSSKRRKKGSEAQDPPERVQKRRRAELSVPTVPIMEGASAQVRDWSYGNLSKRDAQRFFRAVMKFGSHSQISQIAADVGGAVASVPSEAQIELFDVLIEGCTEAVKVGSLDPKGPLLDFFGVSVKANDLLTRVQELQLLEKLIIRYENPIKQFRVLTSLKPSNWSKGCGWNQIDDARLLLGIYYHGFGNWEKIRLDDRLGLTKKIAPVELQHHETFLPRAPNLKERANALLEMVSKIFFFGLSVMSWMT; via the exons ATGGCTTTTTATAGAAATTTCACTAATGAAACTATTTCACAAAGTGTACTTGAAGACAAAGGCCAAGAACAAAGTGCTAGTAGAATTCAGAGCTCAGTAGGTAACAAGGAATTAGATGGGACTTATGGTGGAAgagattttgatattaatatggATGTACAGTATCAAAGCGATGGAGAATTAGATGATGCTAGTAGGTTGCAGAGTGAGGCAGCTGCTGATGATCATGGCAGTGTGAGAGATTTAAATATGCAGCCTTCCGGAAGGAGAACAGCTCTTGCTGGAAGATGGGGTTCAACCTTTTGGAAGGACTGCCAACCTATGGGCCCTGCCACTGGTGGGTCTGATTCTGGTCATGATTCAAAATCTgaatataaaaatgttgaaggGTCTGAAGACAATTCACTGGATAACAGGGATGATAGATTGGAGTCTGATGATGAGGGGCAAAAAGTAGTTGGCAAGGGGCCAAGAGTTCAATCTGATGTACCAGCAGATGAGATGTTGTCTGATGAGTACTATGAGCAGGATGGGGAAGATCAAAGTGACTCCTTGCATTATAGAGGGTTTAGCCATTCTGGTGGCATGAATTCTAGGCCCCAGTCTAAGCCTGTTGCTGTTAATAACTATGTGTCAAGAAGATCAAGAGTTTTAATGAACCGTGAATATGATGACGACAATGACAATAATGATTATGCTGATtatgaggatgaggatgaagaagaAG ATGATCCTGATGATGCAGATTTTGATCCTGATCATGGTGTTACTGGTGGTCGCACTGGCAGCAAG GATAAAGATTGGGATGGTGAAGAATCTGATGAAGAAGAAATCAGTCAGGAGGATCTAGATGTctctgatgatgatgatgatgattcttACTATACGAAGAAACCTAAGGGTCAGCAACGAGGGGTGAAAGCCAGTCGTAATGTAAAATCTTCTAGAGAACATAAATCATTGTATGCATCTAGTCGACAAAGAAGAGGGAAAACATCAGTTGAAGTGAATGATTACTCTGCTGAGGACTCAGACAGTGAGAGTGATGAGGCTTTCAAGAACACAACCAGGAGAGGTGCGTCACTTCGTAAAGGCAATTCTCAGTCCACAATGACAACAAATTTTACTGGACAAAACAGTGAGGTTCGCACTTCAACTAGGTCAGTTCGGAAGGTATCATATGTTGAGAGTGATGAAAGTGAAGAAGTTGATGAAGGCAAGAAGAAAAAGCCCCAAAAG GATGAGACTGAGGAGGAAGATGGTGATACCATTGAAAAGGTGCTATGGCACCAGCCAAAGGGCATGGCGGAGGATGCTTTAAAGAACAACAGATCAACAGAGCCTGTGCTGTTAAGTCACTTATTTGATTCTGAGCCTGATTGGAATGAGGTGGAATTCCTAATAAAATGGAAAGGCCAGTCGCATTTGCATTGTCAGTGGAAATCAATAGTTGAACTTCAAAAT CTTAGTGGTTTTAAAaaggttttgaattatacaaaAAAGGTAACAGAGGATATAAGGTACCGGAAGGCCGTTTCACGAGAAGAG ATTGAGGTCAATGATGTGAGTAAGGAAATGGATTTGGATATTATCAAGCAAAATAGTCAG GTTGAGAGGATAATTGCTGATCGAATCAGTAAAGATAGCTTTGATAATGTGATGCTGGAGTATTTAGTCAAGTGGCAAGGCCTTTCATATGCTGAAGCGACCTG GGAGAAGGACATAGACATTGCTTTTGCCCAAGATTCTATTGATGAGTACAAG GCTCGTGAGGCTGCAATGACAGTACAAGGGAAAATGGTGGATCACCAGCGTAAGAAAGGCAAAG CAAGTTTACGAAAGCTTGATGAACAACCTGAATGGTTGAAAGGAGGAAAGCTTCGTGATTATCAACTCGAAGGTTTGAATTTTCTGGTTAATAG TTGGAGAAATGATACCAATGTCATTTTGGCTGATGAAATGGGTCTTGGTAAAACTGTTCAGTCAGTGTCAATGCTTGGTTTCTTACAG AACGCTCAACAAATACCTGGTCCATTTCTTGTAGTTGTACCATTATCCACCTTGTCTAATTGGGCGAAAGAATTTAGAAAGTGGCTGCCCACCATGaatattattgtatatgtaGGTACCCGTGCAAGCCGAGAG GTTTGCCAGCAATATGAGTTTAATAATGATAAGAAAGTTGGCAGgcctataaaatttaatacCCTGTTGACGACATATGAAGTGGTCCTGAAGGACAAAGCTATTCTTTCCAAGATGAAGTGGAATTATTTGATGGTTGATGAGGCACATAGGTTAAAGAATAGTGAGGCACAGTTGTACACAACACTTTCG GAATTTAGCACCAAAAACAAGTTGCTTATTACTGGCACTCCACTGCAAAACAGTGTGGAAGAGCTATG GGCTCTGCTTCACTTTCTTGATCCTGATAAGTTCAAAAGTAAGGATGATTTTGTCCAAAATTACAAGAATCTTAGTTCATTCAATGAAAATGAG CTTGCTAATCTTCATATGGAATTGAGGCCTCACATTCTCCGAAGAGTTATAAAGGATGTTGAGAAGTCTTTGCCTCCAAAGATTGAACGTATTCTTAGAGTTGAAATGTCCCCACTTCAGAAGca GTACTATAAGTGGATTCTAGAACGCAACTTCCATGATTTGAACAAGGGAGTTCGTGGGAATCAA GTTTCTCTTTTGAATATAGTGGTAGAATTGAAAAAGTGTTGCAATCACCCCTTCCTATTTGAGAGTGCAGACCACGGATATGGTGGGGACATAGGCACTAATGATAGCAGTAAATTGGAAAGAATTATTTTAAGCAGTGGGAAGCTTGTTATTCTTGATAAGCTACTTACCAGGTTACATGAGACAAAACATCGTGTGTTGATCTTTTCCCAG ATGGTTAGAATGCTGGATATACTAGCAGAGTATATGTCTTATAGGGGTTTCCAATTTCAAAGACTTGATGGTAGTACAAAGGCTGATTTTCGCCAGCAAGCTATGGATCATTTTAATGCACCTGGTAGTGAGGATTTCTGCTTTTTGCTTTCAACTCGTGCTGGTGGCCTTGGTATCAATCTTGCAACAGCGGACACagttataatatttgattcTGACTGGAATCCACAAAATGACTTGCAG GCAATGAGTAGAGCTCATAGAATTGGGCAGCAAGAGGTTGTCAACATCTATAGATTTGTTACCAGCAAAAGCGTTGAGGAAGACATCCTGGAGCGTGCCAAGAAAAAGATG GTTCTTGATCATTTGGTGATCCAAAAGTTAAATGCAGAGGGTAGgctggagaagaaagaagcaaaGAAAGGGAGTTATTTTGACAAA AATGAACTCTCTGCAATTTTGAGATTCGGGGCTGAGGAACTTTTTAAAGAGGACAGAAATGATGAGGAAAGTAAAAAAAGACTTCTAAGTATGGATATTGATGAAATACTTGAAAGAGCAGAGAAAGTCGAGGAGACTGAAGCTCAAGGAGAGCAAGGAAATGAACTGCTAAGTGCTTTTAAG GTCGCCAATTTCTGTAGTGCAGAAGATGATGGGACTTTCTGGAGTCGTTGGATAAAACCTGATGCTGTTGCTCAAGCTGAA GATGCTTTAGCTCCTCGTGCTGCAAGGAATACTAAGAGCTATGCAGAGGCAAATGAACCTGGGAGAAGTAGTAAAAGGAGGAAGAAAGGGTCTGAGGCTCAGGATCCTCCAGAGAGAGTCCAGAAGCGCCGCAGGGCAGAATTATCTGTTCCCACAGTCCCAATTATGGAGGGGGCATCTGCGCAAGTGAGAGATTGGTCTTATGGAAATCTTTCTAAGAGAGATGCCCAACGTTTTTTTCGTGCG gttatgaAGTTTGGGAGCCACAGCCAAATCAGTCAAATAGCTGCTGATGTTGGTGGTGCTGTTGCATCAGTTCCATCTGAAGCACAGATTGAGCTTTTTGATGTTTTAATTGAAGGGTGCACTGAAGCAGTCAAAGTAGGAAGTCTGGACCCAAAG GGTCCTTTGCTGGATTTTTTTGGTGTCTCTGTGAAGGCTAATGATCTACTAACACGTGTCCAAGAACTTCAACTCCTAGAGAAGCTCATTATTCGCTATGAAAATCCTATTAAGCAATTTCGAGTGCTGACATCCCTTAAACCTTCAAATTGGTCCAAAGGTTGTGGCTGGAATCAAA TCGATGATGCAAGATTGCTTTTGGGTATATATTACCATGGCTTTGGTAACTGGGAAAAGATAAGGTTAGATGATAGGCTTGGTCTTACTAAGAAGATTGCTCCTGTTGAGCTTCAACACCATGAGACATTTCTACCACGTGCACCAAATCTGAAAGAGCGTGCTAATGCACTTTTGGAAATG GTcagcaaaatttttttcttcggTTTATCAGTGATGTCTTGGATGACTTAA